Below is a genomic region from Henckelia pumila isolate YLH828 chromosome 3, ASM3356847v2, whole genome shotgun sequence.
TTTCTACCTCATAGTTCACTATTCATTTATGATTTCTTAATAGATATTTTAATCGAATTCTCGATCTACCGCAATGGTCTTTTTTCTTTTTGGCGGAATGGAGAGAGTTTTATGCTCCCTAGACCTGGACTATGTGGAATTGACTGTGTCGGTGACTGATTTTGTCCTTTGTGATTAGAGAGGTAGAGAGAGACAAAGTAAACGGTAGTTTTTTCCCTCTTTATTTCTTTTGGTTCTTATTTTCCCCATCTTGTGTTCTACTCGGCAGAACAAGTGTCACACACCTTTTTATCTTGCTGTTAACTGTTGCATTATGATCTTTCACTTTTTATCTCATCTTCCGTGACTCTGTCGTGTTGCATTTATTTCTCAGTTTATATCCCCTTTGCCATTTTTCTCTTAATTTGCCGATCATTTCTGGTTTTCTTTAGCAAGGctttgtatatgttgtattaTCTTTTTGTTCGGATTTTGCAAATGATATTTCACTGTGTGAAAATGATGCCAACAAATGTACAATGATACATGTCGGAAATATTTGACCACGGCTTGTTTGCAATTGCATGTTTTGGGTGGGACCTGAAAAGAACCATTTGTTGAATATGTGTGTAGACTTGTAGTGCTAGTGGGCATTAACATTTGCACCTCACTTTCACTCCGGAATCCACTTTGGATTGCAATCTTGACATTATGAGTCTAATGATGCTGCGTGCAGATTCTGGTGCGATTCTGCATCGGTAGAAAATATAAGTATCCATTTATAAAAGATGGAGCCAATAGTGTTCTATCACATCTGTGGAGAAAATGAAGCAGTAACTTATCACTTTGTTTTTGAGCACGTACATAAGTATCATTATGTCTATGGTAGTATGGTTATGGTTCCACTGAACAATATTGAAAAATGCAATTATCGTAGAACACACGATTTTCCATTTGTTATTGTTTTAAGGTATCGAGCAACGCACTCCCAAAATGAGAATCTTCTCCTGCGATACTCGTTTTATTGGGCATAACAATTTCTTTTTACTTCTGTTGACACGAAAAAGGCTCTATGACAGCAATTCTGAATGTGACTGCAAAGGAAACATATGCATTGTTAAGACCTACTAGAAAAGGAAACAATATGAGCAGATTTTTTTATGTGTATTTTGTCATGAACACAGGGGTCAAGCAGAAAAGGAGTTCAGGGTGGAAGTCGAAGCTATTGGCAAAGTAAGACACAAAAACCTTGTAGGACTGATAGGTTATTGTGCGGAAGGAGCTCAAAGGTACGTCTCGTTAGCTCTAGGTTAATATAGAACATGTGACTAGCTTTTCTTGGATTGTTAATTGATCCTATCACTCTGATTCAGGTTGCTTGTCTACGAGTTTATTGATAATGGCAATTTGGAGCAATGGTTGCATGGTGAGGTGGGGCCAGTTAGCCCTTTAACTTGGGAGATCAGGATGAAAATTGCCAATGGAACTGCAAGAGGGTGAGGCGTAGCACGATTAACGCTTCTGCCTgcattttctttattattatcTTTGTGTTTTCGTGGAAATATCTATTACATATTATATTCTCTAATCTGGAAATTCAAGTAGCTACTGTACGGAAATACATCACAATGTTTCTCAAAATTCCATGACCAATTTTTATTGACATAATTTCCACAGCATCAAGGACTTTTCTGCTGATGTTGGTTTTTTTCCCCCCCAGACTAGCATACCTGCATGAAGGATTGGAACCCAAAGTTGTTCATCGTGATGTGAAATCCAGCAATATTCTTTTGGATAAAAAATGGAACCCTAAAGTATCCGATTTCGGACTTGCCAAACTATTGGGATCTGATAAAACCCATGTGACTACACGAGTAATGGGAACATTTGGGTTTGTTTTGTTCTGTCTTTGGTGTACATTTTCCATAATCTTTCAATTGTTGCGAGCAATTCTCATCATTTCCCCTGTTCCATTTGTTTAATTTATGGCAGATATGTCTCCCCTGACTATGCAAGTACTGGCATGCTTAATGAAGCCAGTGATGTGTACAGCTATGGAGTTCTACTCATGGAAATAATAACTGGAAGGAGCCCTGTGGATTATTCCAGACCGCCTGGAGAGGTGAAGAAAGTTCTACTTTTTAACCATTTCTTCGTGTATATCCCCACCCCATACTCAACCTTCTTCACTGATATGTGCTATTACATACCTTCTAAACATTCACGTGTTAACCCATTTTCCCTATTTCAGATGAACTTGATCGATTGGTTCAAAGGGATGATATCAAGTCGTCGTAGCGAAGAGTTGGTAGACCCCCGGATTGAAGTTCCTCCTTCCCCAAGAGCTTTGAAAAGAATATTACTCGTTTGCCTTCGATGCATTGATTTGGATGCCAATAAGCGTCCGAAGATGGGACAGATTGTACACATGCTTGAGGCAGATGAATTTCCTTACCGTTCGGTGAGCTCCCACCTCACCCTCTCTTGCTACGCATTCGGAGAAATAAGCAAGCAATTTGAAGTGGACATAAAGCGTGTCATGGATTTATAACTAACACGTTACCATCAAAACATGTGCAAGTTCCATGCTCTCCCTCCCTTCGCAAATTGCTAAAGTTCAAATGATATCATGACTGCTCCACTGTTAATTTTCATTTAGTCAAATTTAATTTGATCTCCTGGATCGCTCATTTGTTTGCTGTTATGTAACATCCTCTGATTTCTACCTGTTTCACCTATAGGAACCTCGATCTGCTGGTGACAAAGCTCCGCAGCCACCGCCAGTTGGTAGCGACAGAATTCAGGCAGCACAAAATGAAGTGCTACATGATAATGAAGGAAGGCCTAAGGCAGAAACCATCAGTTTTGATGCCGAATGAAGGTTTGTACGTACTGGCTTCTATTATATATTGATTGTGGTATAGTTTTCGAGTCATAAACGTTTTTCATTCTGgctattattaatttttttttaaaaatgatatcCGATCCTGATATTTAACTCTGAAGCTACGATAGTATAAGTTTGTAAATAATATTTAGGTTGGTCCAATATTGTTTGATAAGTATTTCATCTTGGCTTgatgtatttataaaattttggtgAAAATACATGTAAGTGGAATATTCATTAttggagaattggttagactcCATTTTCTTCGTTTCTTGATGTATTTAATAAAATGTTACATGTTTCAAGATATGATTGTTCATAGAAGTGGGTCCGATAATTTTTTCCTAGGCAGTAcaaatacacacatatatatatatatatatagagttttgatatGGTGAACATCTATCATGTGCACTTATGTATGCACCTGCTGATGTGACATTCACCTATTGGATGTAGAGAATGTCACGTCAGCGGTGCACACAAAAGTGCACATCATGGGTGCTCATAATATCAATggatgagtgtcacctcataggtgggcatggtCCGGTGGacagcatagcaaaactctatatatattcaCTTGGCCGAGCAAAAAAATGTTCCGACTTTATAAGATCCTGAAACAAACAGCAAGAGTGTTAGAAAGGGTCGGGATTAGATATTTCTGATGTGTCCCTatgacgctcaagtcagatgtgAGAGCGGAAAATATATATTGAATGATGTGTGTGTATTCGAAGATTGGAACACCTGGAAATGAAAtcgaacctggtatttataggaggTGTCGTCGGATTTGGTGTCGTCATTTCTTAATTAGAACCCGTGATCATAGGAATCGCAATCCCACGAATCTCGACGGAGATCTTGTCCAAATCCTCCTCAAAATGAAATTCGAGTCTCCGAAGTGATTTGGTTATCATTTGGTAGACCCCGGAATATAGCAGAGCTTCCACAGTGGCCATCCTGAAAGGCAAGCCGACCTCCCACTTGGCCGACTTGGGATTCATGGTTAAGAAACTATGCCGACCTGCCATGGAAGCTGACTCGAGAGTCAAGCCGACCTTCCACTTGGCCGACCTGAGATTCATGGCTAAGGAGCTATGCCGGTCTGCCATGGGAGCCAACCCGAGCATTGGGTTTAGGGCCATCAAGGGTGACGTAGTCACGTAGAGGATGAGCTAATTTCATTCTTGGGGcatcaatataaatatatatatatatatatatataaacatataatataatgaaatataaatgatattttttattttatatttaagttACAATGTCTCATACAACTtgaatttttctgaaaataattaataataactaTGTTCCACAAGTTATGAAATATATCCTTTTCAATATcagtaattaaattattaattaaatattcatcttttatttgattaattgatgaaaattttggttggaattttttttaaaaaaacttgttTTCATTTCTTTAAATTGTGTGTTGTTGGAATATTTGACATGAGAAAACATGTCGGCTGGGTGGCTGGATTTGCTATGTTTAAGCATCaactatatttatttcaatgaaaatttAGGATTTGTCTTGCTGACAATTTTATCAGATTATTTTTTGAACATCAAACTTATCAGATTTATTAGAATTATTGGTGTTAATAATCAATATCTGGCCAGAAATGTTGTTGGAGCCCCATCGTACTAACTCGACTTTAATATCCATATATGGATCAAGATAAAGTGTTTTGATTAGGCATCACCTTTTGTCATTTTCATTGATTTTAGGGAGATTGCAACTTTCTTAGCATATTCAACTTTTCCCCACACTCGTGTAGTCCCCATTTCTTCTTATCTGGAAAATATATCGTCTCATTTGGTTCCTTTTTAGCTTGAATTGAGTCAAAATGTGGCCACAAAACAAAATTCACGTGAAAAATAGGGAGAGATGGGATTTTGGGTCGAGATTTTGTTCAAATCTTAGACtatgatttttttgttttttaacacGTATAATTGAAGCTGATTATGTCTCTTGATGATCTATTTTCAAATTGGGATTGGGAATGGTGGGATAATTCTCCCAACATGTCGTTGGCTAATGGCTTGGCTGTCCTGACCTAATTAAGGAAAGTAGActattacaaaaaaaattgtgaGGTTTTGGTGGAAAATTCGATCCTACCCACCCATGAGTGGTGTAGAATCATATGATTGTTTAAATTATATGGATTGATGTGGGCCTCATGATTTAAACCAATCAAATCATACCCAAGAGATATTACCTTGATTTTGGTGAGTACCCTTTTTCCCCTCACCCGGATGTTTGGCTCATTAATGATGGGATTGGGTTCTTACTATATACTTGGCATAAAATTACGTAAAAACTTTGGTGAAAATATCTCATCAGTTAATTTTgtgacataatttttttaattgattcgacttataaaaaaatattactttttctaAAAGTATGATTTTCAGGTTGATTCGTTTTACGGATAAATCATGAATGTCCTTGAGACCCAGACttgctcaaaaaaaaaatcagtaatGCTGAAAAACGTAAAGCTAGACTCGAGATTTTGCGATATGTGTAAGAGCGATATGTCCAAaaactagctagctagctatttAATGAATTCTAACATCATCTAATATTTTTCGGGATAATCATAATACAAACACAACGCGTGGTAGAAGAGAAAAGAATCCGAGGCTCTAGGCACATCGTTGCTGTGTTTGAAAAATCTAATTAGTTTGACATTTGTGAAAGCAGAACTGTCGTCCTAATGacaatttatgattttaattaattcgtagttgaaaaaaaagaaagaaagaaaagttatatttattataatacaACGGAACTTAAATTTGTCCTTTTAGAGCTCTGTCGGAAATTATTGTCCCTGTTTGGCCGCAtgcaatattttaaaatttaaaatttaaatagagtTTATGCAAGTCATTCCCCGATTACAAGTTTGACTAGTGCGGTAGTGCCACATTTTGGAGTGATGCTAATTATCTATTGAATTCGATATTGATGTAGCTAAAAAACATTTGGATTTCATGAGTTATTTTCGCAAAATTCGGAGTATCAACAATTAT
It encodes:
- the LOC140887359 gene encoding probable receptor-like serine/threonine-protein kinase At4g34500, producing the protein MADSGNILTSKTPILGQKLYVVVIVTIVIVIALFLTIFLLFRWNRKSKRRHIGGKRSAGRLPLVFEEIGEVNDSDQGQAIKVLDEERKALVLVDDVGRVGEIESESSKKGSSESNESTVTRSESSSAFSASTDVLGTAGWGRWYSLNELLTATNQFTSANVIGEGGYGVVYRGVLQDGSFIAVKNLLNNKGQAEKEFRVEVEAIGKVRHKNLVGLIGYCAEGAQRLLVYEFIDNGNLEQWLHGEVGPVSPLTWEIRMKIANGTARGLAYLHEGLEPKVVHRDVKSSNILLDKKWNPKVSDFGLAKLLGSDKTHVTTRVMGTFGYVSPDYASTGMLNEASDVYSYGVLLMEIITGRSPVDYSRPPGEMNLIDWFKGMISSRRSEELVDPRIEVPPSPRALKRILLVCLRCIDLDANKRPKMGQIVHMLEADEFPYRSEPRSAGDKAPQPPPVGSDRIQAAQNEVLHDNEGRPKAETISFDAE